The nucleotide window GTAATGTCAATAAAGTTAATGAGATTGAATTTGTATTGACAACAAATGATCTATAATATATTATCTTTTACACAATAATCTAAAGGCTATAGtataaattatgacatatgattttcattttttttatttttattttagctACTACTATGAATTATGTAGTACTTTATTTAAAGTACAAACTAATATGATGTTTTGTGAACACATGaagttttttcctttttttgagTGTTAAACTTAAACATTACATTATCAAGTTGTTCCCTATaacttaatatatattattttaatggaTTAAAGTTTATATTGttagtttttatatatatatatttgtattgATCGGATATTATTGTAAATTAGGGTTAATTGTGacttgaacttttttttttttgagaaatgaCTTGAACTATTTTGACTTGTCTATTTTGAATTCATAAAGTATTTCATATtttaacttgagctataaatttACAACACTTTATTAAACTTTTACTTAAACTTTgtgtttaaattttattataactatGGTAAATTATAAGAAATGCGAACAAGATatattgcaaacaataaatttCATGTCAAATTGGAATACATTTCATAACATATGTTCATATACCATGGTGTGGTTATGATAATATATTGTCTTCTTTCTAATTTTATACTTAAACATACCTCAAAATATAGGGTTAAAATACGTAacgaataaaatttaaaaaatttttaaatgccTCAAACTATTGTGCCATGCATATTTGAAATGTTCATGCCATATTATTATACCCATCCATTCTCAAACTTGTATCACTCCATATTCAAACTTTTCAAAGTTAATTTAATGTACCATTCGTAATATAAGTCTtaacaattaaaaatttattgtGTCATTGAAATTTGAACTTTTTAACCATAATCACATTAGTTTCTTTTTGTAATCCAATTCTAAAAACGTAATATTATCATTTATCAAAAAAAACCATCTTTCTCAAAATTCCTttcatttgttttcattttaCTTTTAGTTTTAAACaattgaaagaaaataaatttggCAAAAAATAATAAGTTCAATTCaatatttaatctttttttttattacaaatacaaaacaataaATATCCAAACAAATAGAGTATCTAACAATTGATTACATTTGAATTATCATACACATTATTTACCAATGTAACTTTTGGATTTGATGTTGCCTCAAGTGTTATTAAATAATGTAGCTTCTCTATTTTAGGGTGAACTTGAATTTCTCTTCatcttaaaaaaaagaaaaatttaaactTCAGTTGTCTTTGCCTTTGTATCATAGGATTTGTACAAACTATTACTTTACTCATAGTAACTTGAAAATGATAAGTATTCAAagtaaacaaaagaaaagaaagaaaactcATTAAGtaaatttctttaaaaatatcAACTATTTTATTGCTTAAAGAATAAAGAAAGAGGAAATATGTCTCTTTTCTATGATGAGGAAGATAAAGATGAAGatgaaagagaagaaaagaaagagagagtattagcagtatgccctagagtatactATGAAATTGTATCTTGTAAACATTTATTCTCCTTTAATggtatatatattttcttttaatataaattgttaATGTTTAATTAAAAATGTCTCTTTAACAGCTTGTTAGATGTTTCATTCTCaaagtgttaagaatatgagtgatggaATATTCTAGTataagtattataaattttggtttATAATCTAAGATACCtcattgggtataatttatcCGGATAGATTGTCACCTTTGTTTATTTTCAtatattagtatgagatactaattggtttgaatggtgagtctcatgccatatgataaaTATCACgggcacttatgagataagtaggctgaactagtgacatAAATATGACATGTACatagagtttattcttgtcaatataTTATTATATAGATCATAgcagtgcatataatcccttgacctgagataatacagttatcttgtatataggtggtttgagtttgatactgctttcatgcttgtccaaggtatgagtatatgggtatgtgttggctccgactagttatatatggagataggtattagTCAAGATGAGATATGTTAtcctaaataaatagggataaaatcctatgtccatttaaatTGTTCTTGATAAGTCAAGTTTATAGCCAAGACAGATAAACTTAGTCAGAAAAGGGTTTCTGGTTGgatagtcttattaatcaagaattagaattgaaAGGAGGACATATAACTCTAAGCAtcaagagtttgacataaaccataactctagTTAGAATCGAAATTTTttaatggagagattttagtgcatggtatgtatgatcaaggtcaTGAGTTAAAGATTAATTGATAACGAATTGAGTAGTCAAGGTACATTATGCTAGATGTAAactatgatttatgagaactaaaatgaaaaagaaaatttcattttagGTATGGAATAGTTTCAATAATATTAGAGTTgttattattctcattgccaattagtaatgaatcGAGTAataaacctagtaagtcacacacataagaacAATAAgatcaaagcaaaattaatttgattaattgattaaatagtttagttaattaatcaaattaacatatttagtttgcaattagattgcaaagtccctagcatgacttgaaactaaatttacttataaaagtattcaagttaatatttaaaatatttaaaaataaacttaattaattaagcaGAAGGTAGGAAATTAATTTTGGTTAATACGActaattttgacttagtcaaaagaGAGAGAAGTGAttgattaattagtattttttcatacactaattaattgaaattttaactcCTTTAATTATCTAAGTTTGACAAGTGATCAAATTAAAGTTAGAAaacttattttataaataattcaaatttggACACTTGTAAGCTTAattataattaagaaaattaaaatgaataaaaggagagaaagaaaagaaaaagtcatcttcttcttcatctcaatATTGCCATccactttctctctctctctcataaccAAGTTTTCTTCCTTTATTGCTTAATTTAAGAGAGATTAATTATTATAACTCTTGAATTAAAGGTTGAGAAAGTGTTTCTCATCACTTCCATAAAGTTAAAAACCTAAAAGCCCTAAAAGCTACTTTCTCCTATCTTGGTCGAATCAAAGGAAGAACAAGGAAGGGCTTTTTGGCTCTTTCAAAGGTGCTTTGGTCTTTTTGtttgtgtggataagctagaggattAATAATTTGTGGTCTTCACTACCCGGATTGGTGTTGAAATTTGATTCTACATCTAAGGAGTAAATTTCTCTAAACtttaacttgttagttttggggttttagtttcctaatggcaattagATATGTTAGCAATTGATACATAATTTATTATGACCAAATTATGTATTTTATAATAGAATAAATGGTTTGCATGTTGAATGAAACCTTAggtattgaaattttaaaattactaaCTTTGCACCCTTAGGTGCATTCATCTTAGATGACAATGTATGGAAAAAGAAAGGTGGAGATTTATTACAAAGTTACGGACATGTTATTgatttctttctttatagatgaaAGAAAGAGGGAATATGaagtgaaaatgaagaaaataatttggttgaagtgtttttttgatataaaaataaaaataaaatagaaagcaTAAGAAAATAAGGGATGGAGATGGGATGCCAATAAAAAGAAGATAAGCACGAGAACAGAGGGAGAGAGATGAgaataaagaaaaaaatgaaagaaaatacaagGCAAGAAGGATGTAGATAAATTTTTCTATTCAAAGATAATGCGACAGATATAATTTTTTTGTATGTGTATAAAAAATACtagtaatttttattgaaatttgCATTTTCTATTGAAACTTATAATGGTTTTAAAGCTAATATAAATGAATAAAagagaatttaaaatttaatttaacacttgCATAAGGAAAATCTATAGAAAAGGTAATAgtataaaaatatattacatCGTCAATTTTTATCTATCGAGTTTTACATAGTAATTAAGGAAATGATTGGATAATattgtttttataaaattatataagtaattgattaaattatttttatctcacttaaaaatttatataaatatttattatatttaattgagacaaaaaataaaatttgaaaaaaagttAGTACTTGCTAATTTTTTAaatgtaataaataattttagataaaaaattaaatttgataaataaaaaatagataaaaatagtaACTTTTATgtataaaattacaaaattatctCATTAATCTTTATTTAATATGAATAACTTGATCCAACGAGGATCACTCTATTTAATACATCAATCTTGATTATCTTAGAAAACCCATCGAGAGAGCAACTAtgcttcttatttttcttttgttctttttccCAAACGAAATTGCTAGaaaaaaaatgtaccatgacgcCAAAATTTAAACGGCGCACAGCCAAGTTCCAACGTtcatttattcaaaaaaaattaaaaagtcccAACGTTCAAAAATCTAAAAGGCCGCCTCAATCTCACGCCTTTTTCCAAATGCGCTCCACATTCCCTCCAAAGCACATTTTCGTTTCCCGCCCATCCATTTATTCCtcttaataaaaaagaaaaaccaaaaaccctaattgtaggCAAGTCAAAAGAAAACCTCATTCTCTCTGCATATCCTCTGTACACTGCCCTTCCTTGCCTTTTCTCCTTCCTCTGCGGCCGCCGGATACAACCGCATCATGGCTGGGAAGCGAAAAACGACTACCTCCTCTGGAACCGCATCTTCCAAGAAGCCAAAAAGAGTGGCCGCAGACGAGGAGGTGTTTCCGTTGAATGGTGAAGAGGAGGAAGTGAATCAGGTGGATGAACAAGGAGCTAAGATGAGTTCTCATGTGAAACCTCATTCTCAAAGGAACGAGAATGGCCGTGGTAGATCTGCTAAAAATGCTGCTTCTGAAGAGGAATCGACTAAAAATGAGAATGTTAATGGTGATGTTAGCGATGAAGATGTGCCTGAAGCTAGATTTGTCAGCGCTCCTGTGCCTGATGAAGAGGCTAGAACTCGGTGGCCTCATCGCTATGTGAAGAAGGTATTAGAAGTCTAACACaccatttcttttaattttggcTGAAACTGGGAATTTTAGCTGATATTATGAGATATTTCATTTTGGTTATGGTTTTGTGTGTGTCTCAATTGGCTGTCATATTTTGAAGTAATTTTTAGCTGATTAAAAATCTGAGATTTACTTTGAGCGGTGGTTGGTTGTCATATTTTAACAGGTGTAGTCAAATTTAGCTTATGAAAATTATAAATTTGACGTATGTCAATGAATATCACAAGGTAAAAGGATTATGAAAGTTATGATTTTGTGAAGTAGAAGTATTTTTTTCTTGGTGTCTGAAAAAAATTCACATGACGGCTGTTATCCAAGCAACTATTGTTATTTAACTGTTTTTCAGGCCTCTCTTTATGTTATTGCTTACCCTTTGATTggattgagggaaatggagagAATATGAAAGAAAAGAAGTTTGATTTCATTAAATTATCTTATTTGGAcatcaaataaaaatagaaaGGACGAGAAAGAGGAGGAAGTAGAAAATCCATTTATAATCTCCTTGTTATTAACCCAAAATATTTCTCCCTAAATTGGTGTGAAATAAAGAGAAATGAATGTTATTCATATAAAAATACCTAAATATCTTTTTATAATGTAATAGACATATATAAtagttattttctttctttttttcaagagaaattttatttttctcatatctTAATAATCTATACaaacaaaaataaatatattatattcctTTTTTTTATTCTCTTTATTTTCATTGTCCCCTCTTTTGGGTTGCATATATTTCATTTCTGTGTGctcatttaattaaaaataaggatCATGTTTGTTTCTATTATTGTATTTGCTGGTAATCAAacaaagtattttattttattctcttaatTGATTTTGAATTCGACTTTCACTTTTGTAGACAAATAAACAAGCAACAGGCTCAAAGAGTTCAAACACGTAAGTATTTGAGCATGTTTTATTCTTTTCAATTGCTCTCACTCTCtcattatcttttttatttttttgattatCTATGTGCATTTGAAGTACATTGTTCCTATATCCTTCACATTGTTCAATATATTATTTGGCATAGTAAGGATGATTCTGAAGAGATCATTCCAGCTCGGTGCCATTACATACAAGCAGAGGTTGATGGACGCTTCATCTACAATCTTTATGATGATGCTCATGTCAAAGTAAgttatttttacttatttttcCCCCTTTTGGATGCTGTCTTCTTGGTTTAGAATGCTATTGTTTCCTTTTTGATTTCACATTAGTTTATAAATTGTTGGATTCCTTTTTGATTGCTTGGGTTGCTTTGTTTATAATTAATTGCATCCATTGTTATCAAAGTCGTCTTGAGGCGCAAGGGGTGCAGGGGTCATCTCCTTAGGCAAGGAGAGGTGGGTGACCTCAACTGGGCGCTACTAGGTGTGGATGGTGAGGGCTTATAAAGTTGGTTCATATCCCAATTTTTTTTTACCTATGGGTCATGGCAAAGAACCAGAAAGCCCatacttaaaaaaagaaaaaagtagtAGAAGAAGAAGCTGACTTACCTTCTGTCTAGTCAATGATTGCTTATTCTTATATTTTAGTTTTTAGTCAATGATTTCCTTATATGTTTGCTCACCATTCCATAATTTCCTTTTTAGTCGACATTTTCTTTATCTAGAGTAATAATAAGCAATACTCTATCAccaaaaaaaagaaaactttCTGGTCTAGGTTTGAAGGTTTTTAGCACTACAATTTTTCAATGGTTTCCTTTTATATTTGCTACCTAGCACATGATTTCCTTTCTAGCCAATTAAGATATGCAAGCTAGAGAGCCTTATTTCTTTTTAGTTTGCTTATATTTTAGTTTTTAGTTAATGATTTCCTTATATGTTTGCATATTTTAGTTTTCTCTTACctaatcaaaagaaaaaaaaaaaagaaaggggaAAAATCCAGAATAATAATAAGCAATCTTTTGATGGCATTTGTTCACAAACCTATGGTCACTCAAATGGATTTACATTTAGGAAGAGCATAGAGAGCAATGGCAGGCTAAAGAGGTAGAGAGAATGAATGGATGAAGGAAAGAAGGGTTTTTTCACAGTGGCATGATTGTCAGTGTTTTAACTTAGTAAGGGTATGTTTGAATTGATAAAATTAGGAACTTGCTTATGCTGTCCTTTTTTTCACAAAAAGCTGGCTTTGAAGAAGCAGCACTTTTGGTGCTTTCTTAAAACTTGTGTTTTGGATAGGCAAAACTCAGTTGTAATATTTAATCAAATACAATGAAGTTTTGCTTCTCTCTTGTAACTTGCTTTTTTGGCTTTCCATTGTACCCCCAAATAGGGCCTGAAGTAACTAGATGGTTTTGGAATTAGTCGAAGGTGTGCAAATACACAGTAATACAATAGTTAGAAGTGGTATAGTAGTTTATTTGGAttgcaaaattattatttcttaaattcttgttaattattatttttagttttatgttaTTTGAAGTTTGATATATTATtaacatttatttgatttttaataataatattattattttttgctcAGTGCCTCGCCTCACTCAGGTGTGTGTGTTGCGTCTAGGCTTTTAGAACCTTTGATGCCtccttgagcctttaataactatgattGCAACTTACATGATGAAGCAAATAATTTACTTTTCCATTGAAATTGTTGAGTTTTACTTGAGAAAAACAACTTTATTAATGCTAAACTAAATTAAATCCAAAAGTGTTTCACCTACAAGGATTGCTTCTCTTCATTTTGTTATGTATCTTTTTCAATTGCATtctaagtcatttttatcttgcATCATTATTATTCCACTTTTCTTAGTTTCCTCTATTATTTAAATCGCATCTCGCTTTTTGCTAGTGCTTTAGAGGTTTATGATGAACATGGCTAAACCAATTTAGACTTCCCACTTATCATTTTTAGTGGGTGTCATTTCAATCATTTTATGGATTTATTAATCACTTATTAGCatatatgatattttttttttttttttttttttatatttattattattattttttttcttcaattgttgttgttgttgttttgtGTTGTGTATTATTATTACAACTTGGTTGCATAGGAGGCCTTTATTAGATGATGAGGTATTATTCTCTTGCTTTTGTCATTGAAATATTTTTGACTTAATTCAAtctaatttatgagattttaattatTGTTTTAAGTAATGGCTGTTATTTTATGTAACgactattatttatatattttttaataagttGTTACCCTTCATAGAATTATTTAAAGGTAGATTTTGAGTTGCATTGGTAATGACCATTATTGCTGTTGCAACAGTAATGATAACGGTCGTTATTTGTTGTTAAGTAATAATAGTAATAGCTGTTACCTCAATAATTCAACTAATGAAAAACACATGTAGGCAGTGTTTTCTttagtttgtttttttttttttttttttttttttaattctctgTGTGTTTTAGTCTTCTAACTACTGTTTATtttcttgcaaaattttacttacACTTCTCCTTTATACTCATCTCTCCTATTATTCTTTTTTAAGCTAAGATcatcatatatatttatattttccaCAACTTCTTGCAAAAGGTGAGTATTAATTGTTTTTTGCATATTTGTTGAAGAAAATTTTGTTTGATATTAGATTTGTTGTTAAATTAATAGCATAAAGCATTAGTTTGCCTGATCTATaggttttttttttcctaatttgaactatttttcaGAATTATTTTTTGTTAAAATGTATTAGCAATTACAAAGTAACATCTAATTAGATGTATTTATGCTTATAAGCTTGTTATATTTTTGTGTATCTTAGTTTTACTTGTATTCACTAATTTCTACTCATTTCATGAACTTTgcaaatttgtgaaaaatttgcTAGTGCCAAGCTGTTAACACTACGTTACGGTTGTTATGGGTCTATTTTTGTTGCTTGTGACTGCAACTGTgatttaaacccataattttaatattattctaaCTCTTTAAGTTGAGtttttctaaatatattttttttatatgtaatcttttttaatttatatgtAGAAAGATTTTTTGTTTGAGTTGTCTAGTCAGTTTAGTTTTATTGGCTTTTTGGTTTAGGCTGAGGATGGAGAGGACAGCTATATATGCAAGATTGTGGAGATGTTTGAGGCTATTGATGGGAAATTTTACTTCACAGCTCAATGGTTCTACAGAGCTAAGGATACTGTAAGATGTGATTATATGACATTTTTGGAGGTTCTTTTTTTCCCGTTTTATAATAATGCTAATGCTGttattgttttgttttttttattaGAGCATCAAGCATGCCTACGATATGGATAAAAAACGTGTTTTCTTTTCAGAGATTCGGGATGACAATCCATTGGATTGTCTTGTTGAAAAGCTGAATATTGTGAAGGTGCTTTTAATTGTGTGGATGCTGTCCTTCACTTACTTGTTTTTTGATTTTGCAAAGTACGTAATTTTGTACGTTTGTGTATTAGGTGGATTTAGAGGGAAAAAAGGCAAAAATCTCTTCTTGTGATTATTTCTGTGATATGCTCTACTTGCTTCCATATTCCACCTTTGTTAAATTACCACCAGGTAATTATTTTTCTCCTTTTAGTGTGTGGATTGATTATTTTCAATTTAACTGCGCTGGTTTGCAAGTTGTAGGTTTTCTTATGcttttgtaataattttaaatttcagaGAACACAACTATTAGCAATGAAAGTTCATCCACATTATCTAGTGATGATGATATGAATGAAGTGAAGTCTAGCAATGATACTTATCATAAATCAGAGGTTACATTGTTGGATTTGTATTCTGGTTGTGGTGCTATGTCAACAGGCCTGTGCCTTGGTGCCAATTTGTCTGGTTTAAACCTTGTTACTGTAAGTACTTTTGATATTTGCATAATTGGAATTTTGAACATAGTAAATGAATTTATCTAGAATTATGCACTATGGTggtttaattttattattgttcCTTAAATAATTGATTCTTTAATTTGTAACTGTAGAAATGGGCTGTTGACTTGAACAAATATGCCTGTGAGAGTCTAAGATTAAACCACCCTGAGACAGAGGTAGTCTTTTTATCTTCAGTTTTGTTTTCTTCTATTGTTATGGTATAATATGAATATCATATTCTTAGATTGATATATATAAAATCAGGTGAGAAATGAATCTGCAGAGGATTTTTTGTTATTGCTGAAAGAATGGGAGAAACTCTGCATTAGGTTTTTGCTTATAACTAGCAGTGATCCAGAAAAGCAACAGTCTTATCCTTTTGATTTGGAAGAAGATGGAGATGAtcaggatgatgatgatgaagatgggAATGACGATGAAGAGGCTTTTGAAGTAGCAAAGATACTCCAAATTTGCTATGGTGACCCAAAGGATAAAGGGGAGCGTGGATTATACTTTAAGGTACATAAACTTACGGAAGCATAAAAAATGAAAATGGTGATTAAATTTTTGTTTTGGTGTGACATTTCCAAAGGGGAAGGGACTATGTTTTGTTAGCTTGTTCATGTATAGCTTATTTAACATACATATTTGATCTGTTTTGGGATGTGGATTGCGCTTTAAGGTACATAAACTCATATTACCGGGAAGTAAATGAAATTTGTAATGAATTCATTGCATGTATGTAATGAATTTGATTATTAATCCCCAATTGTTACCTACATGAACTTTTGACAATATATATGGAATTTTTTATTTGCACCCTGAAATTTCTTATTCATACTCCACttctattttatattatatatgaatTGAATCTTACCCGAAATAAATTGATCCTACCCAAGGTAAATTCACCATTTGATTGGTGTCAATTCATATAATCTAGAAATAAATATGAAGGAAATAAAAATTCCGGAGTGTAAATAAACCTTCTTATAATTAtgtggaaaatggaagtaatatcatccctttgtatttttttatttgaagtgaaatgtttcttttagtgCGTGGAGCATAAATAATTGAAAAAAGGGAAAAGTGGATCAGCTTTGTGTGATCTTCTACATGTTCTATTTGAGATTTGAATTGGTTGAGGTTGGAACACAAATGAATAGCTTTTTAGTGTTTAAAAGTTTAAGACAGGTAGCAGTTTTCATAAATTAACAGGGAAATCATCTTTAAAAGTTTGTGGCTATTGGAGAATATGCTAGAGGAGTTTGATGTGGTTAGGGCTTTGTACATGTATTTCTGAAGCAAGGGTTTGGGATTCAATGGTTCAAACTAGATCAAAACAAGGCTTCAGGGTGGCATGTTATTGATAATAATGCAGgatatttaaattgattttggctaTTGTTTGACTATTCAACATATTAGCGTTTGAGGGCTGGATTTTTGTTACTGTGGTT belongs to Hevea brasiliensis isolate MT/VB/25A 57/8 chromosome 4, ASM3005281v1, whole genome shotgun sequence and includes:
- the LOC110634764 gene encoding DNA (cytosine-5)-methyltransferase CMT3, whose amino-acid sequence is MAGKRKTTTSSGTASSKKPKRVAADEEVFPLNGEEEEVNQVDEQGAKMSSHVKPHSQRNENGRGRSAKNAASEEESTKNENVNGDVSDEDVPEARFVSAPVPDEEARTRWPHRYVKKTNKQATGSKSSNTKDDSEEIIPARCHYIQAEVDGRFIYNLYDDAHVKAEDGEDSYICKIVEMFEAIDGKFYFTAQWFYRAKDTSIKHAYDMDKKRVFFSEIRDDNPLDCLVEKLNIVKVDLEGKKAKISSCDYFCDMLYLLPYSTFVKLPPENTTISNESSSTLSSDDDMNEVKSSNDTYHKSEVTLLDLYSGCGAMSTGLCLGANLSGLNLVTKWAVDLNKYACESLRLNHPETEVRNESAEDFLLLLKEWEKLCIRFLLITSSDPEKQQSYPFDLEEDGDDQDDDDEDGNDDEEAFEVAKILQICYGDPKDKGERGLYFKVSWKNYGPEYNTWEPIDGLGNCQKAIKDFVTNGYKSRILPLPGDVDVICGGPPCQGISGFNRFRNRNNPLEDEKNKQLIVFMDVVKYLKPKFVLMENVVDILKFADGFLGRYAMGRLIEMNYQTRIGMLAAGAYGLPQFRMRVFLWGARPTEKLPQYPLPTHDVLVRGVVPVEFDSNVVAYDEGCVARLEKKLFLEDAISDLPPVENNEHRDEMPYASDPKTKFQRQIRQRKDELLDASLKSKSSQCLLYDHRPLELNSDDYQRVCRIPKKKGANFRDLAGVRVRPDNKVEWDPDVERVYLDSGKPLVPDYAMTFVNGSSSKPFARLWWDETVPTVVTRAEPHNQAILHPEQDRVLTIRENARLQGFPDYYKLCGPIKERYIQVGNAVAVPVARALGYALGMAFQGSANSEPLFTLPKKFPNIVEQISSASSEDDA